The Bactrocera dorsalis isolate Fly_Bdor chromosome 3, ASM2337382v1, whole genome shotgun sequence genomic interval AGAAATccgcaaacagctgatttcgccCAGTTAGATGGCACCGAAACAAGTGTTTACTATTTCTTAATTCTATTGAATTGAaaacaattcaattaaattgcaaacatatataaaatatttgcaatttcttataatataatttctgtGCAATGACTCACCCATTGGAGAATGTTGTTTCAACACCTAGGAAATATCCATTTGCAAAAATGCGCCTAGACGACACACATCAATTGGATGCCATTGAAGGACGCTTTACTTGCACACAATGCAATCGGTCacgtaaattttattgttataactGCTATGTACCGGTTGGAAATGTGGGTGATTTCATACCTCACGTAGAGATACCAATCGACATCGATATCATAAAgcataaaaaggaaattgacGGCAAGAGCACATCAGCGCACGCTGCAGTTTTGGCTAAGGATCGTGTGCATGTTTATGCGTATCCAGATATGCCTGATTATTCAAAAATGGATGGTGTTATACTGATATTTCCAAGTGCAAAAAGTTTAACAGTACCACAGCTGTTCAATCAACGTGTACGATTAAAAACGGAAAATAATTACGGCTTACCGAAAGGTCACAACATTGGCACAATGTTGAGATGGCGCATAGATGAAATTAAAGATGAACCAGAAGAGGGTGAAGAATACACAGATAAGGTATACACATATGATAACCTACCTGTAAAGCGTGCGATTTTCATTGATAGCACGTGGAATCAAAGTCGCGGTATTTATAAGGACGAACGCTTAAAGGGTTTACCCACCGTAGTTCTACAAAACCGTTTTTCGCAATTTTGGCGACATCAACGTGGCAGTCCGCGTTGGTATCTCGCCACAGTCGAAGCTGTACATCAATTCTTGCTGGAAGTACATGTCAATGCTTGGGGCCTCAATAGGCAGTATCGTGGTTTAGATAATCTTGAAATTGGTCAAGGCTTTTACGAGACTGCACGTTTAGTAGACACGGAGGCTACAAATGTAGCACGTGATGCGCCCTATAATGGACAATATGATAATTTGCTGTTTTTCTTTGCCAACATGTAcgatataatacataaatattatgacCACAACCAACTGAAATCGTATCGCAGACCGATATAAAACTGTctttatcaaaataaataaaagagaaaataaaagttaatttataatataaaaaaaatatattttaattttttggatcgCACGTAATGTGATATTTAACTCCTCATTTCTTATTAATCGATTTTAGTACATTTTCCtgacataaataataatatcaatctCATAGAGAATTGCTAAATATTTCAGGTTTAGTAGATTA includes:
- the LOC105227751 gene encoding tRNA-uridine aminocarboxypropyltransferase 1, whose amino-acid sequence is MTHPLENVVSTPRKYPFAKMRLDDTHQLDAIEGRFTCTQCNRSRKFYCYNCYVPVGNVGDFIPHVEIPIDIDIIKHKKEIDGKSTSAHAAVLAKDRVHVYAYPDMPDYSKMDGVILIFPSAKSLTVPQLFNQRVRLKTENNYGLPKGHNIGTMLRWRIDEIKDEPEEGEEYTDKVYTYDNLPVKRAIFIDSTWNQSRGIYKDERLKGLPTVVLQNRFSQFWRHQRGSPRWYLATVEAVHQFLLEVHVNAWGLNRQYRGLDNLEIGQGFYETARLVDTEATNVARDAPYNGQYDNLLFFFANMYDIIHKYYDHNQLKSYRRPI